From the genome of Candidatus Obscuribacterales bacterium:
TTCCTCATCCAATACTTCTTGTCCCAGGATCATTGGTTTCATAGGACAAGCGGTGTCGGTGCATTCAACAGGTGGAAAGTCATCCGGTGTGAGGCTGGCTCCCTTATTAACCCAAGCGCGGCTAATATTCTCCACCGTGGCTGGATAAAGGTGCTTAATTTCCATACGGAAAATGTCGTCCGCCCGGCGGCAGCGTTCGGGATAAAACTCCACGATGCCTTCCTCGGGAAATTTTGTTTGAGGTGGTACATTCTCGCCTTCCGAGCTCATCACGACTAGATGACCCGGGAAGCTAGTAATCATTTTGTCGAACATGGCTTGCTGGATGCGTCGCCAGAGCTGCCTGGTGAGCTTGAAGTGGCCGTTGTCGGAAATTGACAGAGCCGCATTAACTACTTTTAGACAGTGGGCTAGTCGGTAAAGATCCGGATTTTCTATATGTTGATCAAGAAGACGGTAATAGCGATAAGACTCATCTAGAGCCAACTTATCGCGACGATCCATTCGTGACACGGTTGCCCTCCCAAGGATTCCAAAATTTACTGCACTGACTTTATACCCAGGCATAGATAAAACTCTCTGCCATGGCTTGTTTCAATCAGTTTTATTGCATTAAATTGCCGGCTCTAAGCCGTATTTGGCTAGAATGGCGCCCCAGTGCCCTTGTGCTTTTAAGATTAGCTCGGCTACTTCGCGAACGGCACCCTGTCCGCCGTCGGTATTGGTCACATAATCGGATGCCGATTTAATCTCTGGTCGAGCATTTGCCGTGGCTATGGATAGCCCGGATACCTTCATCTGTGGGTAATCTATAAGATCGTCCCCGATGAATGCCGTCTGGGACTCCGTAACGCCCGCCTTTGCCATGATTTCCTTGAAGGAAGCCATCTTATCCAGGTGCCCTTGATAGATGTATTTCATGCCCAGGAGAGTTGCTCTTTCCTCTACAGCTGGAGACGTGCGGGCGCTTATTAAGCCGGTTTGTAGTCCATATTGATGGAGAAGTAAAATGCCCAGTCCATCATGGGAGTGAAAGCCCTTAAACTCAGCCATTGTGCCATCTGGAGCCGGTACATACGAAAGGACACCATTGGTCAAAACGCCATCGACATCCATGACGAGAAGTTTTATTTGGCTGGCTTTAAAGGCAATTTCGTTGGGGATATTATTCATTTGGCACCTGGGTTTTTGTCCCAATAATTGAGTGTGCAGGAGCCGTTATCCAGGAGCAGTTCGCAGAGATGTCCTGTTTTGACTTTCACTTTTTTTGCTTGACGACGACTTTCAAATTCGCCGTTCATCAGCGTCAGGAAATAGCGCAGGCGACCATTGCTGCTTACAGCCATTATGGTGTCACTTGGTGAGTGCTTTCTTTGTATCTCATCGACAAAGGATTTGATATCGGCAAGTACGGCAGCTTCGCTTCCACCCCAAGAGCCTTTTTGCGGCCATTGACTTAGCTCGCTCCACTTTTTAAGCTCGTTTTCGCCAAAGCGCTCAATGATTTCCTGATCCGAAAGTCCAGTCCACTCGCCGTAATCTATTTCATTCAAACGTGCATCAATGATAGGTTGATAGTTAAGTGCTAGTCTCTCAATTACAATCTCTGCAAATTTCTTAGTGCGCTGCAGCGGACTGCAATAAATTGCCGTAGGTTTGATGTTTTCTGCAAGCAAATATTCTGCTGCATTATGAGCTTGCTTCAATCCTGTTTCTACAAGTGTTAAATCATTGCTGGAGCCGGCCCAGACGACTTTGTCTCCTGGCGCGAAGGTATTGCCATGGCGTGCAAGAATGAGGCGCATCAGACAAGCTCCC
Proteins encoded in this window:
- a CDS encoding HAD hydrolase family protein, which translates into the protein MNNIPNEIAFKASQIKLLVMDVDGVLTNGVLSYVPAPDGTMAEFKGFHSHDGLGILLLHQYGLQTGLISARTSPAVEERATLLGMKYIYQGHLDKMASFKEIMAKAGVTESQTAFIGDDLIDYPQMKVSGLSIATANARPEIKSASDYVTNTDGGQGAVREVAELILKAQGHWGAILAKYGLEPAI
- a CDS encoding histidine phosphatase family protein, which encodes MRLILARHGNTFAPGDKVVWAGSSNDLTLVETGLKQAHNAAEYLLAENIKPTAIYCSPLQRTKKFAEIVIERLALNYQPIIDARLNEIDYGEWTGLSDQEIIERFGENELKKWSELSQWPQKGSWGGSEAAVLADIKSFVDEIQRKHSPSDTIMAVSSNGRLRYFLTLMNGEFESRRQAKKVKVKTGHLCELLLDNGSCTLNYWDKNPGAK